A genomic region of Pelodiscus sinensis isolate JC-2024 chromosome 1, ASM4963464v1, whole genome shotgun sequence contains the following coding sequences:
- the PMPCB gene encoding mitochondrial-processing peptidase subunit beta, giving the protein MAAALAAGCLAARRLLWAWPGRRLVRGSAPAGRFIHLGTSRLRATKAATQIVLNVPETKVSSLENGLRVASEDSGLSTCTVGLWIDAGSRYENEKNNGTAHFLEHMAFKGTKKRSQLDLELEIENMGAHLNAYTSREQTVYYAKAFSKDLPRAVEILADIIQNSTLGEAEIERERGVILREMQEVETNLQEVVFDYLHATAYQNTTLGCTILGPTENIKSINRNDLVEYITTHYKGPRIVLAAAGGVSHDELLDLANYHFGNLPSAQEGMPTLPPCKFTGSEIRIRDDKMPLAHIAIAVEAVGWSHPDTIPLMVANTLIGNWDRSFGGGVNLSSKLAQITCHGNLCHSFQSFNTCYTDTGLWGLYMVCEPSTVQDMMHFVQREWIRLCTSVTESEVARAKNLLKTNMLLQLDGSTPICEDIGRQMLCYNRRIPIPELEARIEAIDAQSIREICTKYIYDKSPAIAAVGPIEQLPDYNRIRSGMYWLRA; this is encoded by the exons ATGGCGGCGGCGCTGGCCGCAGGTTGCTTGGCGGCCCGACGGCTCCTATGGGCTTGGCCTGGCCGCCGCCTTGTGCGAGGCTCCGCGCCAGCAGGCCGG TTCATACACCTTGGGACAAGCAGATTAAGAGCTACGAAGGCAGCAACACAAATAGTCTTAAATGTTCCTGAGACTAAAGTATCATCTCTGGAAAATGGCCTAAGAGTAGCTTCTGAAGATTCTGGACTCTCAACATGCACA gTTGGTCTTTGGATTGATGCTGGAAGCAGGTATGAAAATGAGAAGAATAATGGAACAGCTCACTTTCTGGAGCATATGGCTTTCAAG GGGACAAAAAAGAGGTCTCAGTTAGACCTGGAACTAGAGATTGAAAACATGGGAGCTCATCTTAATGCCTACACATCCAGAGAACAAACTGTGTATTATGCAAAGGCTTTCTCAAAGGATTTGCCAAGAG CTGTGGAGATTCTTGCTGATATCATACAGAATAGTACACTGGGAGAAGCAGAAATTGAGCGCGAGCGAGGAGTTATCCTTCGAGAGATGCAGGAAGTTGAAACCAATTTGCAGGAAGTTGTCTTTGATTATCTTCATGCCACGGCCTATCAGAACACCACACTGGGATGTACAATCTTAGGACCCACAGAAAACATCAA ATCCATAAATCGCAATGACTTGGTGGAATACATAACAACACATTATAAAGGACCCCGGatagtgctggctgctgctggag GAGTCTCTCATGATGAATTGCTTGATTTAGCAAATTATCATTTTGGTAACTTGCCGTCTGCTCAGGAAGGAATGCCAACCTTGCCCCCTTGCAAATTCACAGGTAGTGAG ATTCGTATAAGAGATGACAAAATGCCTTTGGCACACATCGCAATCGCTGTTGAAGCAGTTGGCTGGTCTCACCCAGATACAATTCCCCTTATGGTAGCAAATACTCTGATAGGCAACTGGGACCGTTCTTTTGGAGGAGGAGTG AATTTATCCAGCAAGCTTGCCCAGATCACTTGCCATGGCAACCTGTGTCATAGCTTCCAATCTTTCAACACTTGTTATACTGATACTGGCTTGTGGGGGCTCTACATGGTTTGTGAACCATCCACTGTACAGGACATGATGCACTTTGTTCAGAGAGAATG GATACGACTCTGCACAAGTGTTACTGAAAGTGAAGTAGCTCGAGCCAAgaaccttttaaaaacaaatatgctATTACAGCTTGATG GGTCCACCCCCATCTGTGAAGACATTGGGAGACAGATGTTGTGTTACAATCGCAGAATTCCAATTCCTGAACTTGAAGCAAGAATTGAA GCTATTGATGCCCAGAGCATAAGAGAGATTTGCACAAAGTACATTTATGATAAGAGCCCTGCCATCGCTGCTGTGG GTCCGATTGAACAACTTCCAGATTATAACAGAATCCGTAGTGGCATGTACTGGCTACGTGCTTAG